TATTTAAGTGTCAGGTAGAATGAAATGGACaaaaattacaacaacaacaacaaacaaaaaaaatccagtataatcccacaactagggtttggggagggtagagtgtatgcagaccttacccctacctaaaaGGTAGAGAGCctatttccgatagacccccGGCTCAAGGAAAGATGAAAagaaagcagtagcaacaaccaataacaacaacaaaataataagaaaataaagCGAAAAGAACATCATTTTAACTGAAGAAACAGTTAGGTCCATTAGTTAGCAAGCTTAGATAGGTCACTGGTTAAGACTATTTACTGATTTTTTGTATAGTACATGTATCTACCTACCATTTACAGAGAAGAATCAAATAATTTGCTAGCTAACTCTTCTTGTCCCTTTTCACTTCTGCCTACGTCCTCTCATGATCTTCAGTCTTCCCTGAGCTGGACAAAGAATTCTTGAGCTTACACAATAGCTCCTGAAGTTTTGGCATCAAATTTTGCCCAGAATGATAAACTGGGTTTATCTGAACCGGCTCTTCAGTTTCAACCTCAGCATCATCATAAGCATGTGAATCACCAATTTGTTGGGAAGATGCTTGTCCAGAATCATAAATCTGGTCATCTTCAGGGCAGACCTCTAAGCACTGAGAAAACAATTTTTCCGAGTAGTTTGGTGTCACAGTACTAATTTGACCATCTGGCGATGTGGGTTGAGAAGATGATTGAACAgaagatgatagagaagcatTGCAAATGATGGCATCTGGACCAACTTCTGTCCGCTCGGGTAACTGGCAAACACGCTTAAGTTTTCGCTGTTGTTGTTGGGACTCATGTACAATAACACCCTCTGTAGCTGAGGCAAGACGTTTTTTCATGACAGCTTTTTGCACTTGAGAAATCGGAGCACATAGACTTCCTTCATCTCTGTCGTCAACTTGAGACTTAGTAATGAAGCCGGAGTGTTGGTTTGGGATCCTTAGTTCTGCCATCTGCCTTTGAAGCTTCACAATATGAGCTTTCAGGTGGTCAGGTGAGTATTCTGATTGAAGGTTGTGCCACACTATGCGTTTTACTGCAGCTCTCAATGCAGATATTTCACAATTTATAGCTTTTTCCTGTGAGCAAGTTTGGTACGTTATGAGCACAGAACCAAATTTGATAGTTCAAGAAGATAAAAGAGATAAGTACTTACTTGGGCTTCACGAGAACCAAGTCCATTATCATGTATTTTCTTGGCTAGCTCTTCTGAGTATAGCACGAAGTCTTTAAGAAGGGGCACAGGTGGAAACAAGTCAACAAGTTCATATACATGGATGTATCTAATAGCCAGCAGCCATTGTTTTCTCCTTATCAGATTTTCGATAAAGCCTATAAAAGTATATTATATACATGAAAACTCAGTAGTACAAAATGGTTTATGATATGACATATAAGATAATCTCCCCACATAATTTAATTGTCAGGTAGAATGAAATGGACaaaaattacaacaacaacaacaaaaatccagtataatcccacaagtggggtatggggaTGGTAAagcgtacgcagaccttatccctacctaaaaggtagagaggctattttcgaTAGACCTCCGGCTCAAGGAAAGATGAAAATaaagcagtagcaacaagcaataacaacaacaaaataataagaaaaCGAAGCGAAAGGAACATCATGTAGTAACAGAAATCTAACAATAAAAGAATACAAGACTAGCACTAACACTACTGGTATGGGAAAGCAACACTCTCGACTACCTACCAGCCTTCTACCTTAATTCTCGACAttcacaccttcctatcaaggttCATGTCCTAGGTAAGCTAAAGCAACATCATAtcatgcctaatcacctctccccaatgcTTTTTTGtcctacctctacctctcttcAGATCCACTAAGGTCAACCTCTCACACTCCTCACTGGGGCGAAATGGAAATAAATTACATCCTATAAAATACTGAAAGACTTCCAAAGTCTCTTCGAGAAGGAACAAAATATGATCAAACTATTTACCATAGACAACATATCCAAAAAAGCCATAAGAATATGAACTGGTTGACCAAAATATAATAGTAATGCATAAGAGAGCTGAATAAAGTTGAAACGAAAACCAACATATAACCAGTAGCTGATATCATACTTGGTCTGTATGCGCATATGcatgagaaagagagagagagagagagagagagagagagagagagagcacatACATGGGATCTTATCTGCTAATCCTAGGATTTTGAACAGATTAATTGCCCTTCTGGACCGGTAAACAATCTCCAATAGACCTAGAAGCTCATCTGAATCATAAGAGGATGACAATTCAAAAGTAGCTAAAAGTTGCAAAAAGCCTAGGACCTCAGAATAATTCAGCTGCGATCCGGTCAATGTTTCTCTCCACTCAACAGCAAGCACAACTGCCTCTATTTTAACCTGAGGTGTTATTTCTGGAGAAACTTCTCTCAGATGTTCCAACAAATCACAGAACCTCTTCATAAGTGATGATGGGCCATATTTACACTTCCCCAAGTTGGCAGAACGACATTTCCGCAATGCATCTAAGACAACCTTTGCAGGATCTGATGCACAATGGATAAAACTTAAGGAACAAGCAGAGGTTAAATCCCGTGCCTTGCTTTTCAATTCCACATTGTCGCAAAGAGGTTCAGTTTTAGAGGGATCCATAGATTTCTCAATCTGGGGATTTTCTCCTGAGAAGGTAGAACAGAACACATGATGTCATTAATATTCCACAATAATAAATGTGCCACACAAGACTGACCACATATGAATTCTTATGAGAAGTATTACCTGCAATACCCAGTACATGAAAATTCTGATATGCATTCTCATCCTGTGCTACAGTGTGGCACAAACTCTCAAGCTCATATTTATCGAAGGAAGATGCCAAGCCATAGGCACCTACTAGAAGCAGAAAACCCAATATTGCCAGATAGTTTTCTGTTTCAGCTATCATCTTTGCTTTCCAGTCAAATGCAAGCTTGCGTGCTTCCAGTTTGGCTTTTGGTTTAATCTCTGGTGAGAGCCTCATCAACTGTTCCAGTAGAAGAATGCAACTTTTCCTGATAACACTACGATCAAATAAAATTTCTTCATTATGAGGTTCTGGAGGATAAAATCCTTCAAGTGCTTCCAATACAAGCAATCCTGAGTCACATGACATTTTGAGAGCTCTAGAGATTTCAATGCGCAACAACTCCTGCTCATTCCAATGATTGTATAAAAAATTCTGCAAATTCTTTCCGCCCATGCTCACAAGGATGGAAGCCATAGCATCGGAATGACCTAACATGCAAGTGGAGGCCTTTCTAGAGAATGAGGTAGAGCTGAGGGTCTTGGTATCAGTGGGGACAGATGGACTAGTTGATACAACCTGTTTCAGCTGAGCCTCAGAAATGACAGATGATGATGTTACATCTGCTTTCTGCCTTGTGAGAGATTCTATACACTCTTCAAGCTGTGCAGGCGGGTATTCTGATTGAAGCTCGTGATCCATAATGCATCTGATAACAGCTCTA
This genomic stretch from Nicotiana sylvestris chromosome 9, ASM39365v2, whole genome shotgun sequence harbors:
- the LOC104220619 gene encoding FRIGIDA-like protein 5 is translated as MEKISQGMQQNEVMKKGLRKLMLMFMLEWKTFEEESDLTTKCLQECFNELEVREKYLTSVQESVAESSKELDLIRESLEQRRKEVETKEAEFCAFQEREIRDLECKWQDFIFAKKGFDEAVKLREEKLIEQEKIGERLLEEIGFEHKQLENFCKSSFTEISMKAKEFEEFLEKLNKILSSIRKESDVLQLKERKFAERMEEFQVKENILQSMEKELETKVRSLDTAKKELREKEHYLDSIQKELREKETTLDSVKTKLTIKEDHLNSVKKELEDKDKGLDTIKKKLELCEQDLNFFEEILQLREGELSSIQEAYRQRSEDLDSREKKLDLVHGEFQLEKEKFQTEQGFFKKKLKDIALKEKQVEVKFRELEQREKHMEDRFKVLEEKMKQLKTIGNVPEKTEFIYLYNVEVERVGAISSSSADIKLVVTMDGKTLQIFLNEQANKLDSLSDDVFRSLQLSRSPAQLVLDAMEGFYPPHLMSGDTEFEGSVVKQTCILLLEQLIRVSPKIQPIVRRRARKLAREWKGKMRAMTGDQLEILGFLYLLASYGLVSSFDADELMSLLTVVAEHNKSMELCRLLGFTKKIPCFIQNLIAKQKHLEAVEYAYAFELTDHFQPIPILKDYLKQVMQISECVCNGETCSVKEKNEAIEQSVASIRAVIRCIMDHELQSEYPPAQLEECIESLTRQKADVTSSSVISEAQLKQVVSTSPSVPTDTKTLSSTSFSRKASTCMLGHSDAMASILVSMGGKNLQNFLYNHWNEQELLRIEISRALKMSCDSGLLVLEALEGFYPPEPHNEEILFDRSVIRKSCILLLEQLMRLSPEIKPKAKLEARKLAFDWKAKMIAETENYLAILGFLLLVGAYGLASSFDKYELESLCHTVAQDENAYQNFHVLGIAGENPQIEKSMDPSKTEPLCDNVELKSKARDLTSACSLSFIHCASDPAKVVLDALRKCRSANLGKCKYGPSSLMKRFCDLLEHLREVSPEITPQVKIEAVVLAVEWRETLTGSQLNYSEVLGFLQLLATFELSSSYDSDELLGLLEIVYRSRRAINLFKILGLADKIPCFIENLIRRKQWLLAIRYIHVYELVDLFPPVPLLKDFVLYSEELAKKIHDNGLGSREAQEKAINCEISALRAAVKRIVWHNLQSEYSPDHLKAHIVKLQRQMAELRIPNQHSGFITKSQVDDRDEGSLCAPISQVQKAVMKKRLASATEGVIVHESQQQQRKLKRVCQLPERTEVGPDAIICNASLSSSVQSSSQPTSPDGQISTVTPNYSEKLFSQCLEVCPEDDQIYDSGQASSQQIGDSHAYDDAEVETEEPVQINPVYHSGQNLMPKLQELLCKLKNSLSSSGKTEDHERT